From Acidipropionibacterium acidipropionici, one genomic window encodes:
- the tpx gene encoding thiol peroxidase, which yields MATTNFKGNPVHTVGELPAVGSTAPTITLTGNDLGEVTSDALAGRKVIYNIFPSVDTGVCAASVRTFNQKAAGLDGTTVVCVSKDLPFAQGRFCGAEGISNVTVASAFRSSFGEDFGVTQADGPMAGLLARAVVVTDASGQVVYTELVPEITTEPDYSSALEAAEKA from the coding sequence ATGGCCACAACGAACTTCAAGGGAAATCCCGTCCACACCGTCGGCGAGCTGCCTGCGGTCGGCTCCACCGCCCCCACCATCACCCTCACCGGCAACGATCTCGGTGAGGTGACCAGCGACGCGCTGGCCGGCAGGAAGGTCATCTACAACATCTTCCCGAGTGTCGACACCGGGGTGTGCGCAGCCAGCGTCCGCACCTTCAACCAGAAGGCCGCCGGGCTCGACGGCACCACTGTGGTCTGCGTGTCGAAGGATCTGCCCTTCGCCCAGGGGCGCTTCTGCGGAGCCGAGGGCATCAGCAATGTGACGGTCGCCTCGGCCTTCCGCTCCAGCTTCGGCGAGGACTTCGGCGTCACCCAGGCCGACGGCCCGATGGCCGGCCTGCTCGCCCGCGCTGTGGTCGTCACCGACGCCTCCGGCCAGGTCGTCTACACCGAGCTGGTCCCCGAGATCACCACGGAGCCCGACTACTCCTCGGCACTGGAGGCCGCCGAGAAGGCCTGA
- a CDS encoding aldo/keto reductase: MVRLSGTDLDIRPLALGGNTFGWTSDEKESFAVLDAFTAAGGSFIDTADGYSAWAPGNHGGESETVIGHWLAARGHRDDVVIASKVATHPEFKGLAPANIAAAADASLARLGTDRIDLYYAHFDDPTQTVADMAAAFDALVRAGKIRYVGLSNFSVAREREWFDVAEREGLAKPVALQPQYNLLHRADVEGDDGYGALAAEKDLSIFSYFSLASGFLTGKYRSTENLQGAARAGMIEAYLPDDDARRSAFEVIGAERDIAAAHGVEVTSVSLAWLLARGVTAPIASARVPEQLPALLAATELTLTGSELQALDAASQGFATAA; encoded by the coding sequence ATGGTTCGTCTGTCAGGTACTGATCTCGATATCCGTCCGCTCGCCCTTGGCGGCAACACCTTCGGCTGGACCAGCGACGAGAAGGAGTCCTTCGCCGTCCTGGACGCCTTCACCGCGGCCGGCGGGAGCTTCATCGACACCGCCGACGGCTACTCCGCCTGGGCGCCGGGCAACCACGGCGGCGAGTCCGAGACGGTCATCGGCCACTGGCTGGCGGCCCGAGGACACCGCGATGACGTCGTCATCGCCTCCAAGGTCGCCACCCACCCCGAGTTCAAGGGGCTGGCCCCCGCGAACATCGCAGCGGCGGCCGACGCCTCGCTGGCCCGCCTGGGCACCGACCGCATCGACCTCTACTACGCCCACTTCGACGACCCCACCCAGACGGTCGCCGACATGGCCGCCGCCTTCGACGCTCTGGTGAGGGCCGGCAAGATCCGATACGTCGGACTGTCCAACTTCTCCGTCGCCCGTGAGCGCGAGTGGTTCGACGTCGCCGAGCGCGAGGGCCTGGCGAAGCCGGTCGCCCTCCAGCCGCAGTACAACCTCCTGCACAGGGCAGATGTCGAGGGGGACGACGGCTACGGCGCCCTGGCCGCCGAGAAGGATCTGTCGATCTTCTCCTACTTCTCGCTGGCCTCCGGATTCCTCACCGGGAAGTACCGGAGCACCGAGAACCTCCAGGGGGCGGCCCGCGCCGGCATGATCGAGGCCTACCTGCCCGACGACGACGCCCGCCGCAGCGCCTTCGAGGTGATCGGGGCCGAGCGCGATATCGCCGCGGCCCACGGCGTCGAGGTGACCAGCGTGTCACTGGCCTGGCTGCTGGCCAGGGGAGTGACCGCCCCGATCGCCTCCGCCCGGGTGCCCGAGCAGCTTCCGGCCCTGCTGGCCGCCACCGAGCTGACTCTCACGGGCTCCGAGCTTCAGGCCCTCGATGCGGCCTCCCAGGGATTCGCCACCGCGGCCTGA
- a CDS encoding PQQ-dependent sugar dehydrogenase, whose product MRSRLITGLSTMLVAAATISGCGSGAGAGDAATTTSSASTSSSPPVGTPTSSTTTASITPTGTAPSASASTQAQATGSVSVTRTLAQGLNVPWGLARTSSGDLFVTSRDTGRITLINLSSGRSTAVGSVSQSVSNVDSGGEAGMLGIALSPRFDTDHQLFVYYSTASDNRIARFSYDPTAAAGHRLSGQKVILSGIPHAVHHNGGQLAFGPDGMLYASTGDASQSSRAQDRSDLGGKILRMTADGKPASGNPFAGSVVWSYGHRNVQGLAWDSKGRMWASEFGDKAADELNLIVKGRNYGWPDEEGKGSGSGYTDPIAQWGTEEDSPSGIAIAGGSVWMAALKGQRLWRIPLEGDKLVAQPAAFLIEKYGRLRSVMALDDHTLLATTSNTDGRQTPGSGDDRILVLTVR is encoded by the coding sequence ATGAGGTCGCGACTGATCACCGGACTCAGTACGATGCTCGTCGCCGCGGCGACGATCTCGGGCTGCGGTAGCGGCGCGGGCGCCGGCGACGCCGCCACGACCACCTCCTCCGCCTCGACGTCCTCGAGCCCGCCAGTCGGCACTCCGACGTCCAGCACCACCACGGCGTCCATCACACCCACCGGCACGGCGCCCTCGGCATCCGCGTCGACGCAGGCCCAGGCCACCGGATCGGTGAGCGTCACGAGGACCCTCGCCCAGGGGCTCAACGTGCCGTGGGGGCTGGCACGCACCTCCTCGGGAGATCTCTTCGTCACCTCCAGGGACACCGGCCGGATCACCCTCATCAATCTCAGCAGCGGCCGCTCGACGGCGGTCGGCAGCGTCTCCCAGTCGGTCAGCAATGTCGACTCCGGAGGCGAGGCGGGCATGCTGGGCATCGCGCTGTCACCGAGATTCGATACCGACCACCAGCTCTTCGTCTACTACTCCACCGCCTCCGACAACCGGATCGCGCGATTCAGCTATGATCCGACGGCCGCGGCCGGCCACCGGCTCAGCGGCCAGAAGGTGATCCTGTCGGGCATCCCGCACGCCGTGCACCACAACGGCGGACAGCTCGCCTTCGGCCCGGACGGGATGCTCTACGCCAGCACCGGCGACGCCTCGCAGAGCTCACGGGCCCAGGACCGCTCCGACCTGGGCGGAAAGATCCTGCGGATGACCGCCGACGGGAAGCCCGCGTCCGGAAATCCCTTCGCAGGTTCAGTGGTGTGGAGCTACGGCCACCGCAATGTCCAGGGACTGGCCTGGGACTCGAAGGGCAGGATGTGGGCCTCCGAGTTCGGCGACAAGGCCGCCGATGAGCTCAACCTCATCGTCAAGGGGCGCAACTACGGCTGGCCCGACGAGGAGGGCAAGGGCTCCGGTTCCGGATACACCGATCCGATCGCCCAGTGGGGCACCGAGGAGGACTCTCCCAGTGGCATCGCCATCGCGGGAGGATCAGTGTGGATGGCGGCGCTGAAGGGCCAGAGGCTGTGGCGGATCCCGCTGGAGGGGGACAAGCTCGTCGCCCAGCCCGCCGCCTTCCTCATCGAGAAGTACGGGCGGCTGCGCAGCGTCATGGCCCTCGACGACCACACCCTGCTGGCGACCACCAGCAACACCGACGGGCGCCAGACCCCTGGCTCCGGAGATGACAGGATCCTGGTGCTCACCGTCCGCTGA
- a CDS encoding glycine cleavage system protein R — MAQLLLTAVGADRPGIVSSVAAKVAEHGGNWLESRMALLAGAFAGIILVDIPEEQADELRESLQSLEAEGLAVTVTPTAPVESHDQTVLSVRLIGHDHPGIVSQVTGAMAGLGVTIDDLDTDLRDAPMGDGVLFEAEARVRITSATTEDDLREALESIGAELMVDIDLVDVS; from the coding sequence ATGGCACAGCTACTCCTCACCGCAGTCGGAGCGGACCGGCCGGGGATCGTCTCCTCTGTCGCCGCCAAGGTCGCCGAGCACGGCGGTAACTGGCTGGAGAGCCGCATGGCTCTGCTGGCCGGTGCCTTCGCCGGCATCATCCTGGTCGATATCCCGGAGGAGCAGGCCGACGAGTTGCGCGAGAGCCTCCAGAGCCTCGAGGCCGAGGGGCTCGCGGTCACCGTGACTCCCACCGCACCGGTCGAGAGCCATGACCAGACCGTGCTGTCGGTGCGCCTCATCGGGCACGACCATCCCGGGATCGTCAGCCAGGTGACGGGCGCCATGGCGGGCCTCGGCGTCACCATCGACGACCTGGACACCGATCTGCGCGACGCCCCGATGGGCGACGGCGTGCTCTTCGAGGCCGAGGCTCGGGTGCGCATCACCTCCGCCACCACCGAGGACGACCTGCGCGAGGCCCTGGAATCGATCGGCGCCGAGCTGATGGTCGACATCGATCTGGTCGACGTCTCCTGA
- a CDS encoding aminoacyl-tRNA hydrolase, with product MQLVVMRDRHRPARQVDVCEAAARAVVSLLDDPRAAEGGPWFPAVKHWNDNRIRKLVRRADGKRWEDVQLLDGVTVGQDAPEPDGEFGPAVVRAFVPAPVRPLPKALDKLQVSGTHFPDVGTSASADAVVTIEINPGIEITTGKAAAQCGHAAQIAREEMDADALRRWREDGFRVRVVTGDRDSWRRNGRPVSITDAGFTELDGPTETTRAYW from the coding sequence ATGCAGCTCGTCGTGATGCGCGACCGGCACCGCCCCGCCCGCCAGGTCGACGTCTGCGAGGCCGCCGCCAGAGCCGTCGTCTCCCTGCTCGACGACCCTCGGGCCGCCGAGGGCGGGCCGTGGTTCCCGGCCGTGAAGCACTGGAACGACAACAGGATCCGCAAGCTCGTGCGGCGAGCCGACGGCAAGCGCTGGGAGGACGTCCAACTGCTCGACGGGGTGACCGTCGGTCAGGACGCCCCCGAGCCGGACGGCGAATTCGGACCGGCGGTGGTCCGGGCCTTCGTCCCCGCGCCGGTGCGGCCGCTGCCCAAGGCCCTGGACAAGCTGCAGGTCTCCGGCACCCACTTCCCCGACGTCGGCACCAGCGCCAGCGCCGACGCGGTGGTCACCATCGAGATCAATCCGGGCATCGAGATCACCACCGGCAAGGCCGCCGCCCAGTGCGGGCATGCGGCCCAGATCGCGCGCGAGGAGATGGACGCCGATGCCCTCCGGCGCTGGCGCGAGGACGGCTTCCGGGTCCGCGTCGTCACCGGCGACCGGGACTCCTGGCGCCGCAACGGGAGGCCCGTGTCGATCACCGACGCAGGATTCACCGAGCTGGACGGCCCCACCGAGACCACCCGCGCCTACTGGTGA
- a CDS encoding HAD-IA family hydrolase produces the protein MTAMNVIWDMGGTLVDTYPEVDRTLARAVWGDGVSEARLHEVVELRQESIAHAIQVLSDRYGVPSATLQGAYDALKRRWTARPAPLMDGAREVMAAVHAGGGLNLVATHRDRTSAQALLDALEIDVDDMVCAPDGLPRKPDPAMNLLLMSRHHLDPASVLCVGDRPIDVAAARACGAHGVLLDPGASTPPDDIPQDCRVISGLRDLIPLL, from the coding sequence ATGACAGCGATGAACGTCATATGGGACATGGGCGGCACGCTGGTCGACACCTACCCGGAGGTGGATCGCACCTTGGCCCGCGCCGTCTGGGGGGACGGGGTCTCCGAGGCGCGGCTGCACGAGGTGGTCGAGCTGCGTCAGGAATCCATCGCCCATGCGATCCAGGTGCTCTCAGACCGGTACGGCGTCCCCTCCGCCACGCTGCAGGGGGCCTACGACGCGCTCAAGCGACGGTGGACGGCCCGTCCCGCGCCGCTGATGGACGGGGCGCGCGAGGTGATGGCCGCGGTCCATGCGGGTGGCGGGTTGAATCTGGTGGCGACGCACAGGGACCGCACGAGCGCCCAGGCCCTGCTGGACGCGCTGGAAATCGACGTCGACGACATGGTCTGCGCTCCCGACGGACTGCCCCGCAAACCAGACCCGGCGATGAATCTGCTGCTCATGAGTCGCCACCATCTGGATCCCGCTTCGGTGCTGTGCGTGGGCGACCGTCCGATCGACGTGGCGGCGGCCCGGGCCTGCGGAGCCCACGGCGTCCTTCTGGATCCTGGAGCCTCGACCCCGCCCGACGACATTCCGCAGGACTGCCGGGTGATCTCCGGGCTGCGCGACCTGATTCCCCTGCTCTGA
- a CDS encoding CHAD domain-containing protein, producing MTGPARGVQRYWARQRDLIWSLPAAVVAREDDAIHDLRAAGRRLRSTLRVFRPLLRRNHCTHLVEELGWYNGILGAARDAEVIAEQLAGLEGHDEFDRRRETLALLAEQMLVSRRTGLLLDDLDHFIRSPWRGGEGPDRDQMIARLDRTERRVAAAWRTVRSDPEDLPGSEHRLRRRAKTARYTLEALSEGVEGASERAGRYADLASRLGVMQDAVVLARALPQDSSQAAHEILTERRARAAEARDTLAEAVSAALPHSHR from the coding sequence ATGACCGGGCCCGCCCGAGGCGTGCAGAGATACTGGGCCCGGCAGCGCGATCTCATTTGGTCGCTGCCGGCCGCGGTCGTCGCGCGCGAGGACGACGCGATCCACGACCTACGGGCGGCCGGACGGCGTCTCAGATCAACACTGCGCGTCTTCAGGCCCCTGCTTCGCCGCAACCACTGCACCCATCTGGTGGAGGAGCTCGGCTGGTACAACGGCATCCTCGGAGCCGCCCGTGACGCCGAGGTGATCGCCGAGCAGCTGGCCGGTCTGGAGGGCCACGACGAGTTCGACAGACGCCGCGAGACTCTCGCCCTTCTGGCCGAACAGATGCTGGTCTCCCGCCGTACGGGCCTGCTTCTCGATGACCTTGACCACTTCATCCGATCCCCGTGGCGCGGGGGAGAAGGGCCCGACCGGGATCAGATGATCGCCCGCCTCGACCGGACGGAGCGGAGAGTGGCCGCTGCCTGGCGGACGGTGCGCTCCGATCCCGAGGACCTTCCGGGCTCCGAGCACCGACTGCGACGCCGCGCCAAGACGGCCCGGTACACCCTCGAGGCGCTGTCGGAGGGGGTGGAGGGTGCCTCGGAGCGCGCCGGACGGTATGCCGACCTCGCCTCCCGCCTGGGCGTCATGCAGGACGCGGTCGTCCTCGCCAGGGCTCTGCCGCAGGACTCCTCGCAGGCTGCGCACGAGATCCTGACAGAGCGGAGGGCCCGCGCCGCGGAGGCCCGTGACACTCTCGCGGAGGCCGTCTCCGCGGCGCTGCCGCACAGTCATCGGTGA
- a CDS encoding MFS transporter: MTNTSTPDQSPTRGPGQPGTRRLKVDDITVVEPAVLRRTIAGTIVGNLMEWYDIGVYGYVAVIIGRMFLPGGSQTAQNLFSLGVFAVTFIARPLGGIVLGQLGDRLGRQKVLAFTLLMMASATFLIGVLPDYRTIGVWAPVLLIVLKLVQGFSTGGEYAGATTFVTEFAPDRRRGYLAALLDLGSYMGFAAGAAMVSVMQLLVSDSFMDGWGWRIPFMLALPFGAVALYFRSRIEETPAFKEAQRLEEAEVVEGPKSLRELVGAYWREILIAIILVAAANTAGYALTSYMPTYLTSTLHYSETHGTLLTLPVLVIMSLCIPLAGALSDRIGRRTVLRMASTGGIVLAIPAFLLMMHGAVWSTLLGLFVLSVPVALYVSNLASCLPALFPTSSRYGGMGISYNIAAAMFSGTAPFIMEALVALTKQALAPAFWVIITSIAGFVVVFFLPESARRSLPGSMPSVSSPDEARELVATQDSNPDLDVEDVFRRLDNDHGTVSRG; encoded by the coding sequence TTGACCAACACGAGCACACCGGACCAGAGCCCTACCCGGGGACCAGGGCAGCCGGGGACGCGGCGCCTGAAGGTCGACGACATCACCGTCGTGGAGCCCGCCGTCCTGAGGAGGACGATCGCCGGCACCATCGTCGGAAACCTCATGGAGTGGTACGACATCGGGGTATACGGCTATGTCGCGGTGATCATCGGAAGGATGTTCCTTCCTGGCGGCTCCCAGACCGCCCAGAACCTGTTCTCACTGGGAGTCTTCGCCGTCACCTTCATCGCCCGGCCTCTGGGCGGGATCGTCCTGGGTCAGCTCGGCGACCGTCTGGGGCGCCAGAAGGTCCTCGCCTTCACCCTGCTCATGATGGCCTCGGCCACCTTCCTCATCGGCGTGCTGCCCGACTACCGGACCATCGGGGTCTGGGCGCCCGTACTGCTCATCGTGCTCAAGCTCGTACAGGGCTTCTCGACCGGAGGGGAGTACGCCGGGGCGACGACCTTCGTCACCGAGTTCGCCCCGGACCGGCGACGCGGCTACCTCGCCGCGCTGCTCGACCTCGGCTCCTACATGGGCTTCGCCGCGGGGGCCGCGATGGTCTCGGTGATGCAGCTGCTGGTCTCCGACTCCTTCATGGACGGCTGGGGCTGGCGCATCCCGTTCATGCTGGCCCTGCCGTTCGGCGCAGTGGCGCTGTACTTCCGCTCCCGGATCGAGGAGACGCCGGCCTTCAAGGAGGCGCAGCGACTCGAGGAGGCCGAGGTCGTCGAGGGCCCCAAGAGCCTGCGTGAACTGGTCGGGGCCTACTGGCGCGAGATCCTCATCGCGATCATCCTGGTCGCCGCCGCGAACACGGCCGGATATGCGCTCACCAGCTACATGCCCACCTACCTCACGAGCACCCTGCACTACAGCGAGACCCACGGCACCCTGCTCACCCTCCCCGTGCTGGTCATCATGTCGCTGTGCATTCCGCTGGCGGGCGCCCTCTCGGACCGGATCGGGCGCCGGACCGTGCTGCGGATGGCGTCGACCGGCGGAATCGTGCTGGCGATTCCGGCCTTCCTGCTCATGATGCACGGGGCGGTGTGGTCGACGCTGCTGGGGCTCTTCGTGCTCTCGGTGCCGGTCGCGCTCTACGTCTCGAACCTGGCCTCCTGTCTGCCGGCGCTCTTCCCGACCTCCTCGCGATACGGCGGGATGGGCATCTCCTACAACATCGCCGCCGCCATGTTCTCCGGCACCGCTCCCTTCATCATGGAGGCCCTGGTGGCGCTCACCAAGCAGGCTCTGGCCCCGGCCTTCTGGGTGATCATCACCTCCATCGCCGGTTTCGTCGTGGTCTTCTTCCTGCCCGAGTCCGCGCGGCGTTCGCTGCCCGGATCGATGCCCTCGGTCTCCAGCCCCGATGAGGCACGGGAGCTGGTGGCCACTCAGGACTCCAATCCCGATCTGGACGTCGAAGACGTCTTCCGGCGTCTCGACAATGACCATGGGACGGTGTCCAGGGGCTGA
- a CDS encoding MFS transporter, which produces MAYRQDTTQMKRTRRRRLEVDDVTVVEPKTLKTAIAGAAVGNLMEWYDIGVYAYVAVIIGRMFLPDGSDSARSLFSLGVFAVTFIARPLGGVILGQLGDRLGRQRVLAFTLTMMALATFLIGVLPDYSKIGLWAPVLLIVLKLMQGFSTGGEYAGASTFVTEYAPDRHRALYASVLDAGSNLGAAIGALFVSLLQLNLSDQFMNGWGWRIPFMAALPFGAVALYFRLKVEDTPAFQAAQEAQRNADEEAYQAVGAPKGVGALIRAYWRQLLTGIILVAAANTTFYAVTTYMPTYLTSTLHYDPVSGNLLIVPVLVILSACVPLSGMLSDRLGRKRVLQIAALSAIIGSVPAFLLLMHGSTWSTFLGLLVLALPVALYLANLAASLPALFPTESRYGGMGITYNISVALFAGTAPVIMQGLVTLTDQPLAPAFWIMLTSLAGLFAARYMKESARRPMPGAMPTVATQEEARELVATQDTNPDLDLDELSDLLAADDLKQLQTAR; this is translated from the coding sequence ATGGCTTACCGCCAGGACACGACCCAGATGAAGAGGACCCGCAGACGCCGGCTCGAGGTGGACGACGTCACCGTCGTCGAGCCGAAGACCCTCAAGACGGCCATCGCGGGGGCTGCCGTCGGCAACCTCATGGAGTGGTACGACATCGGCGTCTACGCCTATGTCGCCGTGATCATCGGCAGGATGTTCCTGCCCGACGGATCCGACTCCGCGCGCAGCCTGTTCTCACTGGGCGTCTTCGCGGTCACCTTCATCGCCCGCCCGCTGGGCGGCGTCATCCTGGGTCAGCTCGGCGACCGGCTGGGGCGCCAGCGGGTGCTGGCCTTCACCCTCACGATGATGGCCCTGGCCACCTTCCTCATCGGCGTCCTTCCCGACTACTCGAAGATCGGGCTGTGGGCGCCGGTGCTGCTCATCGTGCTCAAACTCATGCAGGGCTTCTCGACGGGCGGGGAGTACGCGGGGGCCAGCACCTTCGTCACCGAGTACGCCCCGGACCGCCACCGCGCCCTCTACGCATCGGTGCTCGACGCCGGCTCCAACCTCGGCGCGGCGATCGGTGCACTGTTCGTCTCCCTGCTGCAGCTCAACCTGTCGGACCAGTTCATGAACGGATGGGGCTGGCGCATCCCCTTCATGGCGGCCCTGCCCTTCGGCGCGGTGGCCCTGTACTTCCGCCTCAAGGTGGAGGACACCCCGGCCTTCCAGGCCGCTCAGGAGGCCCAGCGCAACGCCGACGAGGAGGCCTACCAGGCCGTCGGCGCCCCGAAGGGGGTGGGCGCCCTCATCCGCGCCTACTGGCGTCAGCTGCTCACCGGAATCATCCTGGTGGCCGCCGCCAACACCACCTTCTACGCGGTGACCACCTATATGCCGACCTACCTCACTTCCACCCTGCACTACGACCCGGTGAGCGGGAACCTGCTCATCGTCCCGGTGCTGGTGATCCTGTCGGCCTGCGTGCCGCTCAGCGGCATGCTGTCCGACCGTCTGGGACGCAAGAGGGTGCTCCAGATCGCCGCCCTCAGCGCGATCATCGGCTCGGTGCCCGCCTTCCTGCTCCTCATGCACGGATCCACCTGGAGCACATTCCTCGGGCTCCTCGTCCTGGCCCTGCCGGTGGCCCTCTACCTGGCCAACCTGGCCGCATCCCTGCCCGCCCTGTTCCCGACTGAGTCGCGCTACGGCGGCATGGGCATCACCTACAACATCTCAGTTGCCCTTTTCGCTGGCACCGCGCCGGTCATCATGCAGGGCCTCGTCACACTCACCGACCAGCCCCTGGCCCCCGCCTTCTGGATCATGCTCACCTCCCTGGCCGGGCTCTTCGCAGCCCGGTACATGAAGGAGTCGGCGCGCAGGCCGATGCCCGGCGCGATGCCGACCGTCGCGACCCAGGAGGAGGCCCGGGAGCTGGTGGCCACCCAGGACACCAACCCGGATCTCGATCTCGACGAACTCTCCGATCTGCTCGCCGCCGACGACCTCAAGCAGCTTCAGACGGCCCGCTGA
- a CDS encoding zinc-binding dehydrogenase — translation MRALLLPAAGQFDALQVGEAPRPQPGPGQVLIAVHAAGLNPVEYKVAGGDGIPTWGWPHILGQDCAGVIAELGEGVSGFAVGDRVACHGDLGREGSFAEYVVDDAEVITRIPDGVDDVAAAALPCAGMTAYQAIVHRLHVEAGQTVLVTAGAGGVGGYAIQLARIAGARVLATASAENADRLRTLGAEPIDYRSTDVADEVRRLTDGRGVDGILDVLGTDSATTNLGLLVHGGGIVTIDGRPDITTIPELTTAPSVHEVALGAAYQWGDAAARRRLSTDLAALLELVAAGRLDPMVTRTVGLDEIPAALHDLEGRHMTGKIVARVTA, via the coding sequence ATGAGAGCACTGCTTCTGCCGGCCGCCGGTCAGTTCGATGCGCTTCAGGTCGGCGAGGCCCCCCGGCCTCAGCCCGGCCCGGGACAGGTCCTCATCGCGGTGCACGCCGCCGGCCTCAACCCGGTCGAGTACAAGGTGGCCGGAGGCGACGGCATCCCCACCTGGGGATGGCCGCACATCCTGGGGCAGGACTGCGCCGGAGTGATCGCCGAGCTCGGCGAGGGGGTCTCGGGGTTCGCCGTCGGGGACCGGGTGGCCTGCCACGGGGATCTCGGACGCGAGGGCTCCTTCGCCGAGTACGTCGTGGACGATGCGGAGGTGATCACCCGGATCCCGGACGGAGTCGACGACGTCGCGGCCGCGGCCCTGCCCTGTGCCGGGATGACGGCCTACCAGGCGATCGTGCACCGCCTTCACGTCGAGGCGGGTCAGACCGTCCTGGTGACCGCCGGGGCCGGCGGGGTGGGCGGGTACGCCATCCAGCTCGCCCGGATCGCCGGTGCCCGCGTCCTGGCCACGGCCTCCGCCGAGAACGCTGACCGGCTGCGGACCCTGGGCGCCGAGCCGATCGACTACCGCTCGACCGACGTCGCCGACGAGGTGCGCCGGCTCACCGACGGCCGCGGGGTGGACGGGATCCTCGACGTTCTGGGCACCGACTCCGCCACCACCAATCTCGGGCTGCTGGTGCACGGGGGCGGGATCGTCACCATCGACGGGAGACCCGACATCACCACGATCCCCGAGCTGACCACCGCCCCCTCGGTCCACGAGGTGGCGCTCGGCGCCGCGTACCAGTGGGGCGACGCCGCCGCCCGCAGGCGGCTGTCCACCGATCTGGCGGCGCTCCTCGAACTGGTCGCCGCGGGACGCCTCGACCCGATGGTGACGCGCACCGTCGGCCTGGACGAGATCCCGGCCGCCCTCCATGATCTGGAGGGCCGCCACATGACGGGCAAGATCGTCGCGAGGGTGACGGCCTGA
- a CDS encoding response regulator transcription factor yields the protein MVDDDQVLRDGLSALIGFDSSLGDKTMITARDGQEALVRCIADPPDLVVMDIRMPRMDGIEATRRIVRERPGVKVLALSTLTTQEYVAPMLAAGASGYLVKDRTEELIPAIHAVLADEFYISPRVSDVLVRMALAKLDAESTGEQGASSTREEKTYPKLAPQELSAVGWLAHGFSNAEIADAMGISVGSVKSYLAKAGEKLATRDRVQLLIRATELGLVHPAIDGASH from the coding sequence GTGGTCGACGATGACCAGGTGCTGCGGGACGGCCTGTCCGCGCTGATCGGATTCGACAGCAGCCTGGGGGACAAGACGATGATCACGGCCCGCGACGGCCAGGAGGCGCTGGTCCGCTGCATCGCAGACCCGCCGGATCTCGTCGTGATGGACATCCGGATGCCCAGGATGGACGGCATCGAGGCCACTCGCCGGATCGTCCGGGAGCGTCCCGGCGTCAAGGTGCTGGCCCTCAGCACGCTCACCACCCAGGAATACGTGGCGCCGATGCTGGCCGCCGGGGCCTCCGGTTATCTCGTCAAGGACCGTACCGAGGAACTCATCCCGGCCATACACGCCGTGCTGGCCGATGAGTTCTACATCTCACCGAGGGTCTCCGACGTCCTGGTGAGAATGGCGCTGGCCAAGCTCGACGCCGAGTCGACCGGCGAGCAGGGCGCGTCGTCGACCCGCGAGGAGAAGACCTACCCGAAGCTCGCGCCGCAGGAGCTGTCCGCCGTCGGGTGGCTCGCGCACGGGTTCTCCAACGCCGAGATCGCCGACGCGATGGGCATCTCGGTCGGATCGGTGAAGTCATACCTGGCCAAGGCGGGGGAGAAGCTCGCCACCCGCGACCGGGTCCAGCTGCTCATCCGGGCCACCGAGCTCGGGCTGGTGCACCCGGCCATCGACGGGGCCTCTCACTAG